A window of the Lactuca sativa cultivar Salinas chromosome 7, Lsat_Salinas_v11, whole genome shotgun sequence genome harbors these coding sequences:
- the LOC111880841 gene encoding probable LRR receptor-like serine/threonine-protein kinase RFK1 isoform X2, which produces MAAREASFMLFLTLIFLIFLRFAEPVVPPQEVETVENILADMNATNWRFNGENCMLDMISQVPKPTEEANATITCECNIGNDTNCHVVSFIHKWYSLDGILSPELAKLPYLRSFDVAYNFLQGTIPREWGSSQMEEILILGNRITGEIPPELGNLTSLRNLDLEANYLSGTIPPQLGRLINLRSLILSSNQFTGRLTPALGQLVNLRNLINDCNFSGPIPDFIQNWRQVNRLHMVASGLTGPIPLNISLLDSLNDLRISDINGPPQLFPPLNRTTTLTRLILRNCNLFGEIPDYIWQLRDLTLLDASFNNLVGRISNNILQRSIRYVFLTSNMLSGDIPNNLLEVNGAAIDLSYNNFTWQEPNQPSCEQNRDRLVNLFRSSSTGNSIQDVRPCFEDIKCHRYACSLHINCGGDDVTIRENERSVLYKGDAIVDGGVANLYDSGKNWGFSSTGDFMDDAIFTNIGYIESLEGSTDLPTLYTTARLSPLTLTYFGYCLENGEYAVQLHFAEIKFTNDSTYRSHGRRIFDIYIQGRLVRRNFNIEDEAGGVSIPLVIMFNASVTDNILEIKFYWAGKGTTRFPTRGVYGPLISAIDVDPYFKTCSIGGKKTNIAVFIGVAVAVPCFVLLILFILWRRKCFKRQRTNDKDFEGMSLKTISFTYKQLKSATDNFSPSNKIGEGGFGPVYKGTLSDGTLIAVKKLSAQSRQGNREFLNEIGVISCLQHPNLVKLHGCCIEGDQLLLVYEYMENNSLASALFESSKSRLMMDWATRLKICIGIARGLAFLHEESRIKIVHRDIKATNILLDKDLNPKISDFGLARLHEDEKTHVSTRVAGTIGYMAPEYALWGYLSDKADVYSFGVLVLEIVSGKNNNSYIPTNDCICLLDWACRLETSKHYEELFDERLESGINKEEVETVVKVALLCTNGSSSMRPTMTEVVNMLDGKTCVPEIIPEASGYSEDLRFKAMRDFRRDMNGQNSSNGGQTQTTDTIPTGTNHSLSSSDDQFEMQIIDTRS; this is translated from the exons ATGGCGGCAAGAGAAGCTTCATTCATGCTGTTTCTAACCCTCATCTTTCTCATCTTCCTACGATTTGCTGAACCCGTTGTGCCCCCACAAGAAG TGGAAACTGTCGAAAACATTCTTGCTGACATGAATGCAACAAACTGGAGATTTAATGGTGAAAATTGCATGCTTGATATGATTTCTCAAGTCCCAAAGCCAACTGAAGAAGCAAATGCAACCATCACATGCGAATGCAACATTGGAAACGATACAAATTGTCATGTCGTAAGCTT CATACACAAATGGTATAGTCTTGATGGGATACTTTCGCCTGAATTAGCAAAACTTCCTTACCTACGATCCTT TGATGTTGCTTACAATTTCTTACAAGGCACGATACCGCGTGAATGGGGTTCATCGCAGATGGAAGAAAT TTTGATTCTTGGAAACCGTATCACCGGAGAAATCCCACCGGAACTAGGCAATCTCACGAGTCTTAGAAATCT GGACCTTGAAGCAAACTATCTCTCAGGAACTATTCCACCACAATTAGGGAGATTAATCAATTTGAGATCTTT GATCTTGTCTTCGAACCAGTTCACAGGGAGACTGACACCGGCGCTTGGTCAACTAGTAAATCTTAGAAATTT GATAAACGATTGCAACTTCAGTGGGCCGATACCTGATTTTATACAGAACTGGAGACAAGTTAATAGATT ACACATGGTGGCTAGTGGACTCACGGGGCCGATTCCCTTAAACATATCTCTTCTCGACAGCCTAAATGATCT GAGAATTAGTGACATAAATGGTCCACCTCAACTATTTCCTCCCCTTAACAGAACCACAACGTTAACAAgatt gATCTTGAGAAATTGCAACCTTTTTGGGGAAATACCGGATTATATTTGGCAATTGAGAGATCTCACATTGTT GGACGCAAGTTTTAACAATTTAGTAGGGAGAATATCCAACAATATCCTTCAGAGGAGCATACGATATGT ATTTCTAACTAGCAACATGCTAAGCGGAGACATACCAAATAATCTGTTGGAAGTTAATGGGGCTGCAAT TGATCTTTCCTACAACAATTTTACATGGCAAGAACCTAATCAACCCTCATGCGAACAAAACAG GGATAGATTGGTAAACTTGTTCAGAAGCTCTTCAACCGGAAACTCGAT ACAGGATGTGCGTCCATGCTTTGAAGATATCAAGTGTCATAGAT ATGCATGTTCGTTACACATTAATTGTGGCGGGGATGATGTGACGATTAGAGAAAACGAGAGGTCGGTTCTTTACAAAGGAGATGCTATTGTGGATGGTGGTGTAGCAAATTTATATGATAGTGGCAAGAATTGGGGATTTAGTAGTACCGGAGACTTCATGGATGATGCTATTTTCACAAACATCGGATATATAGAATCTTTGGAGGGGAGCACAGACTTACCGACCCTATACACAACCGCTCGTCTATCACCACTCACGCTCACTTACTTTGGCTATTGTTTGGAAAACGGGGAATATGCGGTTCAGTTGCACTTTGCAGAGATCAAATTCACCAATGATAGCACGTATAGAAGTCATGGTCGGCGGATATTTGATATCTATATTCAG GGACGGCTTGTTAGAAGGAATTTTAATATTGAAGACGAGGCGGGTGGGGTTTCAATTCCGTTGGTTATAATGTTCAATGCAAGTGTGACCGATAACATTCTAGAGATAAAGTTTTATTGGGCAGGTAAAGGGACGACCCGTTTTCCTACAAGAGGAGTCTATGGACCTCTTATATCAGCTATTGATGTTGACCCAT ACTTTAAAACTTGTTCAATCGGTGGAAAAAAGACAAACATAGCAGTTTTTATTGGCGTCGCGGTTGCGGTTCCGTGTTTTGTATTGTTAATCTTGTTCATTTTATGGCGGAGAAAATGTTTTAAAAGACAAAGAACAAATGACAAAG ATTTTGAAGGAATGTCATTGAAAACAATTTCATTTACGTATAAACAACTTAAATCAGCTACGGACAACTTTAGCCCTTCAAACAAAATCGGCGAAGGAGGTTTTGGGCCGGTTTACAAG GGTACATTGAGTGATGGCACTTTGATTGCAGTGAAGAAGCTTTCGGCTCAATCAAGGCAAGGAAACCGAGAATTCTTGAATGAGATTGGTGTGATTTCTTGCTTACAACATCCAAATCTTGTTAAACTCCATGGATGTTGCATTGAAGGAGAtcaattgttgcttgtttatgaGTACATGGAGAATAATAGCCTTGCAAGCGCTTTGTTTG AGTCGAGTAAAAGTCGATTAATGATGGATTGGGCAACGAGGTTGAAGATATGTATTGGGATTGCTCGAGGTTTAGCTTTTCTTCATGAGGAATCAAGGATCAAAATTGTGCATCGAGACATCAAAGCAACAAACATTTTGCTTGATAAAGATCTGAACCCTAAAATATCAGATTTTGGATTAGCAAGGCTACATGAGGACGAGAAGACACACGTTAGCACTAGAGTTGCAGGAACAAT AGGATACATGGCACCTGAGTATGCACTCTGGGGTTACTTGAGCGATAAAGCAGATGTTTACAGCTTCGGAGTTCTAGTGTTAGAAATCGTCAGCGGCAAGAATAACAACAGTTACATTCCAACAAATGATTGCATTTGTCTTCTAGATTGG GCTTGTCGATTGGAAACGAGTAAACACTACGAAGagctttttgatgaaagattggAGTCGGGAATCAACAAAGAAGAAGTGGAAACGGTGGTGAAAGTAGCGCTTTTGTGCACCAACGGTTCTTCGTCGATGAGGCCGACGATGACGGAGGTGGTAAATATGCTTGACGGGAAAACTTGTGTGCCGGAGATAATCCCGGAGGCAAGCGGTTACTCTGAAGATCTAAGATTCAAAGCCATGAGAGACTTCCGACGTGATATGAATGGTCAAAATAGTTCCAACGGTGGTCAAACTCAGACTACTGACACGATTCCAACAGGTACAAATCATTCTTTGTCATCTTCCGATGATCAATTTGAGATGCAGATCATCGATACCAGATCCTGA
- the LOC111880841 gene encoding probable LRR receptor-like serine/threonine-protein kinase RFK1 isoform X1: MAAREASFMLFLTLIFLIFLRFAEPVVPPQEVETVENILADMNATNWRFNGENCMLDMISQVPKPTEEANATITCECNIGNDTNCHVVSFIHKWYSLDGILSPELAKLPYLRSFDVAYNFLQGTIPREWGSSQMEEILILGNRITGEIPPELGNLTSLRNLDLEANYLSGTIPPQLGRLINLRSLILSSNQFTGRLTPALGQLVNLRNFRINDCNFSGPIPDFIQNWRQVNRLHMVASGLTGPIPLNISLLDSLNDLRISDINGPPQLFPPLNRTTTLTRLILRNCNLFGEIPDYIWQLRDLTLLDASFNNLVGRISNNILQRSIRYVFLTSNMLSGDIPNNLLEVNGAAIDLSYNNFTWQEPNQPSCEQNRDRLVNLFRSSSTGNSIQDVRPCFEDIKCHRYACSLHINCGGDDVTIRENERSVLYKGDAIVDGGVANLYDSGKNWGFSSTGDFMDDAIFTNIGYIESLEGSTDLPTLYTTARLSPLTLTYFGYCLENGEYAVQLHFAEIKFTNDSTYRSHGRRIFDIYIQGRLVRRNFNIEDEAGGVSIPLVIMFNASVTDNILEIKFYWAGKGTTRFPTRGVYGPLISAIDVDPYFKTCSIGGKKTNIAVFIGVAVAVPCFVLLILFILWRRKCFKRQRTNDKDFEGMSLKTISFTYKQLKSATDNFSPSNKIGEGGFGPVYKGTLSDGTLIAVKKLSAQSRQGNREFLNEIGVISCLQHPNLVKLHGCCIEGDQLLLVYEYMENNSLASALFESSKSRLMMDWATRLKICIGIARGLAFLHEESRIKIVHRDIKATNILLDKDLNPKISDFGLARLHEDEKTHVSTRVAGTIGYMAPEYALWGYLSDKADVYSFGVLVLEIVSGKNNNSYIPTNDCICLLDWACRLETSKHYEELFDERLESGINKEEVETVVKVALLCTNGSSSMRPTMTEVVNMLDGKTCVPEIIPEASGYSEDLRFKAMRDFRRDMNGQNSSNGGQTQTTDTIPTGTNHSLSSSDDQFEMQIIDTRS; this comes from the exons ATGGCGGCAAGAGAAGCTTCATTCATGCTGTTTCTAACCCTCATCTTTCTCATCTTCCTACGATTTGCTGAACCCGTTGTGCCCCCACAAGAAG TGGAAACTGTCGAAAACATTCTTGCTGACATGAATGCAACAAACTGGAGATTTAATGGTGAAAATTGCATGCTTGATATGATTTCTCAAGTCCCAAAGCCAACTGAAGAAGCAAATGCAACCATCACATGCGAATGCAACATTGGAAACGATACAAATTGTCATGTCGTAAGCTT CATACACAAATGGTATAGTCTTGATGGGATACTTTCGCCTGAATTAGCAAAACTTCCTTACCTACGATCCTT TGATGTTGCTTACAATTTCTTACAAGGCACGATACCGCGTGAATGGGGTTCATCGCAGATGGAAGAAAT TTTGATTCTTGGAAACCGTATCACCGGAGAAATCCCACCGGAACTAGGCAATCTCACGAGTCTTAGAAATCT GGACCTTGAAGCAAACTATCTCTCAGGAACTATTCCACCACAATTAGGGAGATTAATCAATTTGAGATCTTT GATCTTGTCTTCGAACCAGTTCACAGGGAGACTGACACCGGCGCTTGGTCAACTAGTAAATCTTAGAAATTT TAGGATAAACGATTGCAACTTCAGTGGGCCGATACCTGATTTTATACAGAACTGGAGACAAGTTAATAGATT ACACATGGTGGCTAGTGGACTCACGGGGCCGATTCCCTTAAACATATCTCTTCTCGACAGCCTAAATGATCT GAGAATTAGTGACATAAATGGTCCACCTCAACTATTTCCTCCCCTTAACAGAACCACAACGTTAACAAgatt gATCTTGAGAAATTGCAACCTTTTTGGGGAAATACCGGATTATATTTGGCAATTGAGAGATCTCACATTGTT GGACGCAAGTTTTAACAATTTAGTAGGGAGAATATCCAACAATATCCTTCAGAGGAGCATACGATATGT ATTTCTAACTAGCAACATGCTAAGCGGAGACATACCAAATAATCTGTTGGAAGTTAATGGGGCTGCAAT TGATCTTTCCTACAACAATTTTACATGGCAAGAACCTAATCAACCCTCATGCGAACAAAACAG GGATAGATTGGTAAACTTGTTCAGAAGCTCTTCAACCGGAAACTCGAT ACAGGATGTGCGTCCATGCTTTGAAGATATCAAGTGTCATAGAT ATGCATGTTCGTTACACATTAATTGTGGCGGGGATGATGTGACGATTAGAGAAAACGAGAGGTCGGTTCTTTACAAAGGAGATGCTATTGTGGATGGTGGTGTAGCAAATTTATATGATAGTGGCAAGAATTGGGGATTTAGTAGTACCGGAGACTTCATGGATGATGCTATTTTCACAAACATCGGATATATAGAATCTTTGGAGGGGAGCACAGACTTACCGACCCTATACACAACCGCTCGTCTATCACCACTCACGCTCACTTACTTTGGCTATTGTTTGGAAAACGGGGAATATGCGGTTCAGTTGCACTTTGCAGAGATCAAATTCACCAATGATAGCACGTATAGAAGTCATGGTCGGCGGATATTTGATATCTATATTCAG GGACGGCTTGTTAGAAGGAATTTTAATATTGAAGACGAGGCGGGTGGGGTTTCAATTCCGTTGGTTATAATGTTCAATGCAAGTGTGACCGATAACATTCTAGAGATAAAGTTTTATTGGGCAGGTAAAGGGACGACCCGTTTTCCTACAAGAGGAGTCTATGGACCTCTTATATCAGCTATTGATGTTGACCCAT ACTTTAAAACTTGTTCAATCGGTGGAAAAAAGACAAACATAGCAGTTTTTATTGGCGTCGCGGTTGCGGTTCCGTGTTTTGTATTGTTAATCTTGTTCATTTTATGGCGGAGAAAATGTTTTAAAAGACAAAGAACAAATGACAAAG ATTTTGAAGGAATGTCATTGAAAACAATTTCATTTACGTATAAACAACTTAAATCAGCTACGGACAACTTTAGCCCTTCAAACAAAATCGGCGAAGGAGGTTTTGGGCCGGTTTACAAG GGTACATTGAGTGATGGCACTTTGATTGCAGTGAAGAAGCTTTCGGCTCAATCAAGGCAAGGAAACCGAGAATTCTTGAATGAGATTGGTGTGATTTCTTGCTTACAACATCCAAATCTTGTTAAACTCCATGGATGTTGCATTGAAGGAGAtcaattgttgcttgtttatgaGTACATGGAGAATAATAGCCTTGCAAGCGCTTTGTTTG AGTCGAGTAAAAGTCGATTAATGATGGATTGGGCAACGAGGTTGAAGATATGTATTGGGATTGCTCGAGGTTTAGCTTTTCTTCATGAGGAATCAAGGATCAAAATTGTGCATCGAGACATCAAAGCAACAAACATTTTGCTTGATAAAGATCTGAACCCTAAAATATCAGATTTTGGATTAGCAAGGCTACATGAGGACGAGAAGACACACGTTAGCACTAGAGTTGCAGGAACAAT AGGATACATGGCACCTGAGTATGCACTCTGGGGTTACTTGAGCGATAAAGCAGATGTTTACAGCTTCGGAGTTCTAGTGTTAGAAATCGTCAGCGGCAAGAATAACAACAGTTACATTCCAACAAATGATTGCATTTGTCTTCTAGATTGG GCTTGTCGATTGGAAACGAGTAAACACTACGAAGagctttttgatgaaagattggAGTCGGGAATCAACAAAGAAGAAGTGGAAACGGTGGTGAAAGTAGCGCTTTTGTGCACCAACGGTTCTTCGTCGATGAGGCCGACGATGACGGAGGTGGTAAATATGCTTGACGGGAAAACTTGTGTGCCGGAGATAATCCCGGAGGCAAGCGGTTACTCTGAAGATCTAAGATTCAAAGCCATGAGAGACTTCCGACGTGATATGAATGGTCAAAATAGTTCCAACGGTGGTCAAACTCAGACTACTGACACGATTCCAACAGGTACAAATCATTCTTTGTCATCTTCCGATGATCAATTTGAGATGCAGATCATCGATACCAGATCCTGA
- the LOC111880841 gene encoding probable LRR receptor-like serine/threonine-protein kinase RFK1 isoform X3 codes for MAAREASFMLFLTLIFLIFLRFAEPVVPPQEVETVENILADMNATNWRFNGENCMLDMISQVPKPTEEANATITCECNIGNDTNCHVVSFIHKWYSLDGILSPELAKLPYLRSFDVAYNFLQGTIPREWGSSQMEEILILGNRITGEIPPELGNLTSLRNLDLEANYLSGTIPPQLGRLINLRSLILSSNQFTGRLTPALGQLVNLRNFRINDCNFSGPIPDFIQNWRQVNRLHMVASGLTGPIPLNISLLDSLNDLRISDINGPPQLFPPLNRTTTLTRLILRNCNLFGEIPDYIWQLRDLTLLDASFNNLVGRISNNILQRSIRYVFLTSNMLSGDIPNNLLEVNGAAIDLSYNNFTWQEPNQPSCEQNRDRLVNLFRSSSTGNSIQDVRPCFEDIKCHRYACSLHINCGGDDVTIRENERSVLYKGDAIVDGGVANLYDSGKNWGFSSTGDFMDDAIFTNIGYIESLEGSTDLPTLYTTARLSPLTLTYFGYCLENGEYAVQLHFAEIKFTNDSTYRSHGRRIFDIYIQGRLVRRNFNIEDEAGKGTTRFPTRGVYGPLISAIDVDPYFKTCSIGGKKTNIAVFIGVAVAVPCFVLLILFILWRRKCFKRQRTNDKDFEGMSLKTISFTYKQLKSATDNFSPSNKIGEGGFGPVYKGTLSDGTLIAVKKLSAQSRQGNREFLNEIGVISCLQHPNLVKLHGCCIEGDQLLLVYEYMENNSLASALFESSKSRLMMDWATRLKICIGIARGLAFLHEESRIKIVHRDIKATNILLDKDLNPKISDFGLARLHEDEKTHVSTRVAGTIGYMAPEYALWGYLSDKADVYSFGVLVLEIVSGKNNNSYIPTNDCICLLDWACRLETSKHYEELFDERLESGINKEEVETVVKVALLCTNGSSSMRPTMTEVVNMLDGKTCVPEIIPEASGYSEDLRFKAMRDFRRDMNGQNSSNGGQTQTTDTIPTGTNHSLSSSDDQFEMQIIDTRS; via the exons ATGGCGGCAAGAGAAGCTTCATTCATGCTGTTTCTAACCCTCATCTTTCTCATCTTCCTACGATTTGCTGAACCCGTTGTGCCCCCACAAGAAG TGGAAACTGTCGAAAACATTCTTGCTGACATGAATGCAACAAACTGGAGATTTAATGGTGAAAATTGCATGCTTGATATGATTTCTCAAGTCCCAAAGCCAACTGAAGAAGCAAATGCAACCATCACATGCGAATGCAACATTGGAAACGATACAAATTGTCATGTCGTAAGCTT CATACACAAATGGTATAGTCTTGATGGGATACTTTCGCCTGAATTAGCAAAACTTCCTTACCTACGATCCTT TGATGTTGCTTACAATTTCTTACAAGGCACGATACCGCGTGAATGGGGTTCATCGCAGATGGAAGAAAT TTTGATTCTTGGAAACCGTATCACCGGAGAAATCCCACCGGAACTAGGCAATCTCACGAGTCTTAGAAATCT GGACCTTGAAGCAAACTATCTCTCAGGAACTATTCCACCACAATTAGGGAGATTAATCAATTTGAGATCTTT GATCTTGTCTTCGAACCAGTTCACAGGGAGACTGACACCGGCGCTTGGTCAACTAGTAAATCTTAGAAATTT TAGGATAAACGATTGCAACTTCAGTGGGCCGATACCTGATTTTATACAGAACTGGAGACAAGTTAATAGATT ACACATGGTGGCTAGTGGACTCACGGGGCCGATTCCCTTAAACATATCTCTTCTCGACAGCCTAAATGATCT GAGAATTAGTGACATAAATGGTCCACCTCAACTATTTCCTCCCCTTAACAGAACCACAACGTTAACAAgatt gATCTTGAGAAATTGCAACCTTTTTGGGGAAATACCGGATTATATTTGGCAATTGAGAGATCTCACATTGTT GGACGCAAGTTTTAACAATTTAGTAGGGAGAATATCCAACAATATCCTTCAGAGGAGCATACGATATGT ATTTCTAACTAGCAACATGCTAAGCGGAGACATACCAAATAATCTGTTGGAAGTTAATGGGGCTGCAAT TGATCTTTCCTACAACAATTTTACATGGCAAGAACCTAATCAACCCTCATGCGAACAAAACAG GGATAGATTGGTAAACTTGTTCAGAAGCTCTTCAACCGGAAACTCGAT ACAGGATGTGCGTCCATGCTTTGAAGATATCAAGTGTCATAGAT ATGCATGTTCGTTACACATTAATTGTGGCGGGGATGATGTGACGATTAGAGAAAACGAGAGGTCGGTTCTTTACAAAGGAGATGCTATTGTGGATGGTGGTGTAGCAAATTTATATGATAGTGGCAAGAATTGGGGATTTAGTAGTACCGGAGACTTCATGGATGATGCTATTTTCACAAACATCGGATATATAGAATCTTTGGAGGGGAGCACAGACTTACCGACCCTATACACAACCGCTCGTCTATCACCACTCACGCTCACTTACTTTGGCTATTGTTTGGAAAACGGGGAATATGCGGTTCAGTTGCACTTTGCAGAGATCAAATTCACCAATGATAGCACGTATAGAAGTCATGGTCGGCGGATATTTGATATCTATATTCAG GGACGGCTTGTTAGAAGGAATTTTAATATTGAAGACGAGGCGG GTAAAGGGACGACCCGTTTTCCTACAAGAGGAGTCTATGGACCTCTTATATCAGCTATTGATGTTGACCCAT ACTTTAAAACTTGTTCAATCGGTGGAAAAAAGACAAACATAGCAGTTTTTATTGGCGTCGCGGTTGCGGTTCCGTGTTTTGTATTGTTAATCTTGTTCATTTTATGGCGGAGAAAATGTTTTAAAAGACAAAGAACAAATGACAAAG ATTTTGAAGGAATGTCATTGAAAACAATTTCATTTACGTATAAACAACTTAAATCAGCTACGGACAACTTTAGCCCTTCAAACAAAATCGGCGAAGGAGGTTTTGGGCCGGTTTACAAG GGTACATTGAGTGATGGCACTTTGATTGCAGTGAAGAAGCTTTCGGCTCAATCAAGGCAAGGAAACCGAGAATTCTTGAATGAGATTGGTGTGATTTCTTGCTTACAACATCCAAATCTTGTTAAACTCCATGGATGTTGCATTGAAGGAGAtcaattgttgcttgtttatgaGTACATGGAGAATAATAGCCTTGCAAGCGCTTTGTTTG AGTCGAGTAAAAGTCGATTAATGATGGATTGGGCAACGAGGTTGAAGATATGTATTGGGATTGCTCGAGGTTTAGCTTTTCTTCATGAGGAATCAAGGATCAAAATTGTGCATCGAGACATCAAAGCAACAAACATTTTGCTTGATAAAGATCTGAACCCTAAAATATCAGATTTTGGATTAGCAAGGCTACATGAGGACGAGAAGACACACGTTAGCACTAGAGTTGCAGGAACAAT AGGATACATGGCACCTGAGTATGCACTCTGGGGTTACTTGAGCGATAAAGCAGATGTTTACAGCTTCGGAGTTCTAGTGTTAGAAATCGTCAGCGGCAAGAATAACAACAGTTACATTCCAACAAATGATTGCATTTGTCTTCTAGATTGG GCTTGTCGATTGGAAACGAGTAAACACTACGAAGagctttttgatgaaagattggAGTCGGGAATCAACAAAGAAGAAGTGGAAACGGTGGTGAAAGTAGCGCTTTTGTGCACCAACGGTTCTTCGTCGATGAGGCCGACGATGACGGAGGTGGTAAATATGCTTGACGGGAAAACTTGTGTGCCGGAGATAATCCCGGAGGCAAGCGGTTACTCTGAAGATCTAAGATTCAAAGCCATGAGAGACTTCCGACGTGATATGAATGGTCAAAATAGTTCCAACGGTGGTCAAACTCAGACTACTGACACGATTCCAACAGGTACAAATCATTCTTTGTCATCTTCCGATGATCAATTTGAGATGCAGATCATCGATACCAGATCCTGA